A DNA window from Caldisericaceae bacterium contains the following coding sequences:
- a CDS encoding roadblock/LC7 domain-containing protein yields the protein MEGRLSKIQIVLNEEELKHIEEIFGEYLSESEAKDIVLLNKSGELLAKSGDITSDVAQNISALAAGVFSATNELARLLGEKEFTITFHQGQETNIHISLITQNVLLAMIFDNRLPIGAIRFWAKKVSNFTKPVIEEAEKRALTQTQKIMDEDINKDIEDLF from the coding sequence AGATAGTATTAAACGAAGAGGAATTGAAGCATATAGAGGAAATTTTTGGGGAGTATCTTTCAGAATCTGAAGCAAAAGACATAGTGCTTCTCAATAAAAGCGGAGAGCTCCTCGCAAAGAGTGGAGATATTACATCGGATGTTGCGCAGAATATTTCTGCTCTTGCAGCTGGTGTTTTTTCTGCAACTAACGAGCTTGCAAGACTTTTAGGTGAGAAAGAATTTACCATTACTTTTCACCAGGGTCAGGAGACTAACATCCATATATCTCTAATAACTCAAAATGTTCTTCTTGCAATGATTTTCGATAATCGATTGCCTATTGGTGCTATAAGGTTTTGGGCTAAAAAAGTAAGCAATTTTACAAAGCCGGTCATTGAAGAAGCAGAAAAAAGAGCCCTTACCCAAACCCAGAAAATAATGGATGAAGATATCAATAAAGATATAGAAGATCTTTTTTAG
- a CDS encoding GTPase domain-containing protein, with protein sequence MSTINFARKEISFKIVYYGPAMSGKTTNLRQIYSGLSDKVKGDFTSIATETERTLFFDFLPLELGSIKGFTIRLSLYTVPGQYIYRLTRKSVLRATDGIVFVADSQMEKREENIESFKDMLENLIDFGEDPDSIPIVLQYNKRDLDNILTVEELEQDLNPNKKYQYFEAIAAKGINVVETLKTITKLVVQKA encoded by the coding sequence ATGAGCACGATTAATTTCGCAAGAAAAGAGATCTCTTTTAAAATAGTTTATTATGGGCCTGCTATGAGTGGTAAGACAACTAACCTCAGACAAATCTATTCTGGATTGTCAGATAAAGTTAAAGGTGATTTTACAAGTATTGCAACGGAAACTGAGAGGACTTTATTTTTTGACTTCCTCCCATTGGAGCTTGGTAGTATAAAAGGTTTTACGATAAGATTGAGTTTATACACTGTGCCTGGGCAATACATCTATAGATTAACTAGAAAATCTGTGCTAAGGGCAACAGATGGTATTGTGTTTGTTGCGGATTCTCAAATGGAAAAACGAGAAGAAAATATAGAGAGTTTTAAAGATATGCTTGAAAATTTGATTGATTTTGGAGAAGACCCTGACAGCATTCCCATAGTTTTGCAGTATAACAAGCGTGATTTAGATAACATTCTTACAGTAGAAGAGTTAGAACAAGATCTTAATCCAAATAAGAAATACCAATATTTTGAAGCTATTGCAGCAAAAGGCATTAACGTTGTTGAGACTCTTAAAACGATTACTAAATTAGTTGTTCAAAAAGCATAA